The region GGAACCATAAAATGATCCATTCTATTACTGCAGGAAGTTGTAGAGCAGATATGTCGGCTCTCTTGGTTTGGTACAATAATTACAGTCGATCCTGTCTTGTACGCAGTCGCTATACTCAGTGTTACATTTGTCACACTTGCAGCTCAGAGCTACAGGGAAAGTATACAGTGGATTTACATGCACAGGGCAGCCAGGAACAGAGATAGTCTTGTGAGTGTATTCATTGTAGGTGCAAACATTCTGAATAGACTTGGTCTTTAGTTCACTTCCTTTTACATTTGAGTCCTGTGGAAAAACAACAATGTTCTTAGCTGCAAAGAAAACGTACTTTTATATCACGCTTTAAAAAAGACCTGTTACGTCTCCTGGCTTGGATGCTTCAGTAAA is a window of Eleutherodactylus coqui strain aEleCoq1 chromosome 4, aEleCoq1.hap1, whole genome shotgun sequence DNA encoding:
- the TSHB gene encoding thyrotropin subunit beta, producing the protein MPAIFMASLLFCIAFGHAFSLCMLTEYIMYVEKEECAYCIAVNTTICSGYCKTSDSNVKGSELKTKSIQNVCTYNEYTHKTISVPGCPVHVNPLYTFPVALSCKCDKCNTEYSDCVQDRIDCNYCTKPREPTYLLYNFLQ